In Phoenix dactylifera cultivar Barhee BC4 unplaced genomic scaffold, palm_55x_up_171113_PBpolish2nd_filt_p 000331F, whole genome shotgun sequence, the following are encoded in one genomic region:
- the LOC103719399 gene encoding OVARIAN TUMOR DOMAIN-containing deubiquitinating enzyme 5-like isoform X2, whose translation MEPAEEAEGGAPQGELQGDPTERKRESLEEMLSRHRQEIAKLQNKEMNLKKAAAKGSKAEQKAKKKQVEDEISRLLSQLKAKHSEELASLGYKTTDSSEKGSLDSLVKAIAGVSVTNHSESTKPSKGARRRGRRAQEAAAREQRIQEEQSNIISDRMIENESLERKLEPLGLTIKEIKPDGHCLYRAVEDQLSLHSRNISQYNYQELREMAANYMREHASDFLPFFLSDSKIEMDSDSSPIERFEKYCEEVRTTAAWGGQLELGALTHCLNKHIVIYAGSFPDVEMGKEYISDTGSSASNSSILLSYHRHAYGLGEHYNSVVPYGKGNVKQ comes from the exons ATGGAGCCAGCCGAAGAGGCCGAGGGAGGGGCGCCTCAAGGAGAGCTCCAGGGAGATCCAACTGAGAGAAAGCGGGAGTCTTTGGAGGAGATGCTCTCGAGGCACAG GCAAGAAATCGCCAAACTTCAAAACAAAGAAATGAATCTCAAAAAAGCAGCCGCTAAAGGCAGCAAAGCTGAACAGAAAGCcaagaagaagcaagtagaggaTGAGATATCTCGATTGTTATCCCAACTTAAAGCTAAGCACTCAGAGGAACTTGCTTCGTTAGGCTACAAAACCACTGACAGCTCAGAGAAGGGCAGTCTAGATAGTTTGGTAAAAGCTATAGCTGGTGTTTCTGTCACTAATCACAGTGAATCCACAAAGCCCAGCAAGGGAGCAAGGAGGCGTGGGAGAAGAGCTCAAGAAGCAGCAGCTAGAGAGCAGAGGATACAGGAAGAACAAAGTAACATCATTAGCGATCGTATGATTGAAAATGAGAGTTTGGAGAGAAAGCTAGAGCCTCTTGGGTTGACAATTAAGGAGATCAAACCAGATGGTCATTGTTTATACCGAGCTGTTGAAGACCAATTATCACTCCACTCCAGAAATATCTCACAGTATAATTACCAAGAGCTCCGAGAAATGGCTGCTAATTACATGAGAGAACATGCATCAGACTTTCTCCCATTTTTCCTATCAGACAGTAAGATCGAGATGGATTCAGATAGCTCACCCATAGAAAGATTTGAGAAGTATTGTGAAGAGGTTCGGACCACAGCAGCTTGGGGAGGACAGCTTGAGCTTGGTGCTCTTACACATTGCCTCAACAAACATATTGTGATATATGCAGGGTCTTTTCCTGATGTGGAGATGGGGAAGGAATATATATCTGATACTGGAAGTAGTGCAAGCAATTCAAGCATCTTGTTATCATACCATAGGCATGCTTATGGGCTTGGTGAGCACTACAATTCAGTGGTTCCCTACGGAAAGGG AAATGTGAAGCAATAG
- the LOC103719399 gene encoding OVARIAN TUMOR DOMAIN-containing deubiquitinating enzyme 5-like isoform X1, with protein sequence MEPAEEAEGGAPQGELQGDPTERKRESLEEMLSRHRQEIAKLQNKEMNLKKAAAKGSKAEQKAKKKQVEDEISRLLSQLKAKHSEELASLGYKTTDSSEKGSLDSLVKAIAGVSVTNHSESTKPSKGARRRGRRAQEAAAREQRIQEEQSNIISDRMIENESLERKLEPLGLTIKEIKPDGHCLYRAVEDQLSLHSRNISQYNYQELREMAANYMREHASDFLPFFLSDSKIEMDSDSSPIERFEKYCEEVRTTAAWGGQLELGALTHCLNKHIVIYAGSFPDVEMGKEYISDTGSSASNSSILLSYHRHAYGLGEHYNSVVPYGKGKNVCEASSHTQPCN encoded by the exons ATGGAGCCAGCCGAAGAGGCCGAGGGAGGGGCGCCTCAAGGAGAGCTCCAGGGAGATCCAACTGAGAGAAAGCGGGAGTCTTTGGAGGAGATGCTCTCGAGGCACAG GCAAGAAATCGCCAAACTTCAAAACAAAGAAATGAATCTCAAAAAAGCAGCCGCTAAAGGCAGCAAAGCTGAACAGAAAGCcaagaagaagcaagtagaggaTGAGATATCTCGATTGTTATCCCAACTTAAAGCTAAGCACTCAGAGGAACTTGCTTCGTTAGGCTACAAAACCACTGACAGCTCAGAGAAGGGCAGTCTAGATAGTTTGGTAAAAGCTATAGCTGGTGTTTCTGTCACTAATCACAGTGAATCCACAAAGCCCAGCAAGGGAGCAAGGAGGCGTGGGAGAAGAGCTCAAGAAGCAGCAGCTAGAGAGCAGAGGATACAGGAAGAACAAAGTAACATCATTAGCGATCGTATGATTGAAAATGAGAGTTTGGAGAGAAAGCTAGAGCCTCTTGGGTTGACAATTAAGGAGATCAAACCAGATGGTCATTGTTTATACCGAGCTGTTGAAGACCAATTATCACTCCACTCCAGAAATATCTCACAGTATAATTACCAAGAGCTCCGAGAAATGGCTGCTAATTACATGAGAGAACATGCATCAGACTTTCTCCCATTTTTCCTATCAGACAGTAAGATCGAGATGGATTCAGATAGCTCACCCATAGAAAGATTTGAGAAGTATTGTGAAGAGGTTCGGACCACAGCAGCTTGGGGAGGACAGCTTGAGCTTGGTGCTCTTACACATTGCCTCAACAAACATATTGTGATATATGCAGGGTCTTTTCCTGATGTGGAGATGGGGAAGGAATATATATCTGATACTGGAAGTAGTGCAAGCAATTCAAGCATCTTGTTATCATACCATAGGCATGCTTATGGGCTTGGTGAGCACTACAATTCAGTGGTTCCCTACGGAAAGGG GAAAAATGTTTGCGAGGCTTCTTCACATACCCAACCGTGCAACTGA
- the LOC103719385 gene encoding patatin-like protein 3 — protein sequence MESPAAWMDPSLEIDKLSYEIFSILENKFLFGYDDPKLFRPARSPLGTPLKASAAAGRVRILSIDGGASDGLLAGVALARLEASLRKLSGDPAARIADFFDLAAGSGAGGVLASMLFTRGPDGHPLFSADDALRFLAKNRSRLAATGEKGLLHKIFRRSGGGDGTFFRRIFGDATLRDTVKPVLIPCYDLASGAPFVFSRVDAVETDGYDFLMREVCAATCAATAAAEMRSVDGRTRIRAVGGGLAMRNPTAAAVTHVLNNKHEFPFATGVEDLLVVSLGAGETDIAGRSPAPPSAAELVRIACMGQADMVDQAVAMAFGKSRTTNYVRIQGHGVSLGRADDGVEAAEQTMAERNVESVLFRGRKLTERTNGEKLGWVTEQLIKEHERRRSGSVPTVLIKPVITPRTSCSTTTTTVSSLTSSGSP from the exons ATGGAGTCACCGGCGGCTTGGATGGATCCGAGCCTCGAGATTGACAAGCTGAGCTACGAGATCTTCTCCATTCTTGAGAACAAGTTCCTCTTCGGCTACGACGACCCTAAGCTCTTCCGGCCTGCCAGAAGCCCGCTGGGGACGCCCCTCAAGGCCTCCGCTGCGGCCGGGAGGGTCCGCATCCTCTCCATCGACGGCGGCGCCTCCGACGGCCTCCTCGCCGGTGTCGCCCTCGCCCGCCTCGAGGCCTCCCTCCGCAAGCTCTCCGGCGACCCCGCCGCCCGGATCGCCGACTTCTTCGACCTCGCCGCCGGATCCGGCGCCGGCGGCGTCCTCGCTTCCATGCTCTTCACCCGCGGCCCTGACGGCCACCCGCTCTTCTCTGCTGACGACGCCCTCCGCTTCCTCGCCAAGAACCGCTCCCGTCTCGCCGCCACCGGCGAGAAGGGGCTTCTGCACAAGATCTTCCGGCGATCGGGCGGCGGCGACGGGACATTCTTCCGGCGGATCTTCGGCGACGCCACTTTGCGGGATACCGTGAAACCGGTGCTGATCCCGTGCTACGATTTAGCTTCCGGGGCACCGTTCGTCTTCTCGCGGGTGGACGCGGTGGAGACGGACGGCTACGATTTCCTGATGCGCGAGGTGTGTGCCGCGACATGCGCcgcgacggcggcggcggagatGCGGTCGGTGGACGGCCGGACGCGGATCCGGGCCGTCGGCGGGGGACTGGCGATGAGGAACCCCACGGCGGCGGCCGTGACGCACGTTCTAAACAACAAGCACGAGTTCCCCTTCGCCACCGGCGTGGAGGACCTCCTGGTGGTGTCTCTTGGTGCCGGGGAGACGGACATCGCCGGAAGATCGCCGGCGCCACCGTCCGCGGCTGAACTCGTCCGGATCGCTTGTATGGGCCAGGCCGACATG GTGGATCAAGCGGTGGCCATGGCCTTCGGAAAGAGCAGGACGACGAACTACGTCCGAATTCAG GGACATGGGGTCAGTTTGGGAAGAGCTGATGATGGAGTGGAAGCGGCAGAGCAGACGATGGCGGAGAGAAACGTGGAGTCGGTTCTGTTCCGGGGGAGGAAGTTAACGGAGCGAACTAACGGCGAGAAGCTGGGGTGGGTAACGGAGCAACTGATCAAGGAGCACGAACGGAGGAGGAGCGGCAGCGTGCCGACGGTCCTGATCAAGCCGGTGATCACGCCGAGGACGTCCTGCTCGACCACCACCACTACGGTGTCCAGCCTGACCTCCTCTGGGTCTCCATGA